CTCCCCCTGGACAGTCCCGAGATGATCGGCGTGCTTTCCTACATGTGGTGGGTGTCACAGGGGGTGCCGACCGGCATGAATGTCGAAGGGCGGGGCTTCAAGCGGATCAAGGCGCCTGCCAAACCGGATCCGGAAAAAGGCAAGGCGATCTACGCGGAAAAGTGCGCAGTCTGTCATGGTGCAGCGGGAGAGGGCATGACCAAGCCTGACGGGGGCTACCTGTTCCCGGCGCTTTGGGGACCGAAGTCGTTCAACATCGGTGCGGGGATGGCGCGGCTCAACAATGCCGCCGGGTTCGTCAAACAGAACATGCCGCTGGGTCAGGGCGGTACGCTATCGGATCAGGAAGCGTTCGACGTCGCCGCCTATTTCACCTCTCAGCCACGGCCTGATTTTTCTGGGAAGGGCGAGGACTGGCCTAAGGGCGACCGTCCGCCGGACGCCCGCTACTGATTCGGCGTCGCCTTCTCTCACATTGACAGGAGCATATACGTGAAGGTGATCTCGCTCGCTCGTTGTGCCACTCTTGGTGCCATTTTGATCGTCTCTGGCGGTGCATTTGCCCAGTCGCAGCCTGCTTCGGCCGACGTGAAGGCGGAAGCGGCGCAAACAAGCGACCACCGCCTGACCGGGCTGGCGGCGGTCTACAACGACCGTCTCAACGGTCACAAGACCGCGAGTGGCAAACGTTACGACAAGAAGGCGCTGACGGCCGCGCATCCGACGCTGCCATTCGGCTCGAAGGTGAAGATCACGAACGACAAGAACGGCAAGAGCGTCGTCGTGACCATCAACGACCGCGGGCCGACACAGCCGGAGCGCGTCTTCGACATCTCGCAGGCCGCGGCGAAGAAGCTCGGCATGGGACCGAAGAGCACCGTGCCGGTCACCGCGGAAGTCGTCGGCTAGTCCGCGGTTCCGCAGATGTCCATGCGCAGCGTGCGGCTTCCTTCCGGAGAGACGATCCGGGTGCTCGGTCAGGGCACGTGGCACATGGGCGAGGCGGCCGGGCGTCGCAGGGAAGAGGTCGCGGCGCTCCAGCTCGGCATCGATCTCGGGTTGACACTCATCGACACGGCCGAGATGTACGCCGATGGCTCGGCGGAGGAAGTCGTCGGCGAGGCGATCGCCGGGCGGCGCGACGAGGTGTTCCTCGTGAGCAAGGTGCTGCCACAGAATGCGAGCCGCAGGCGCACCATCGCCGCCTGCGAGGCCAGTCTACGGCGGCTCGACACCGATCGGCTGGATCTCTATCTGCTGCACTGGCGCGGGCCGACACCGCTCGCGGAAACGCTCGAAGCCTTCGCGAAGCTCGCCGGGGCCGGCAAGATCCGCTTTTGGGGCGTCAGCAATTTCGACCGCGCCGACATGCAGGAGCTTGGCGCCGTGCCCGGCGGCGGTGCCGTCGCGACCAACCAGGTTCTCTACAATCTCACCCGCCGCGGCATCGAATTCGATCTCCTGCCCGCGTGCAACCGGCGCGGCGTGCCGGTCATGGCGTATTCGCCGATCGAACAGGGGCGCATGCTCGGCGATGCGACGCTGCAGGCAGTCGCCGCGCGACATGGGGCGACCGCCGCCCAGGTGGCGATCGCGTGGGTGCTGCGCCACGACGGCGTGGTCGCGATTCCGAAGGCCGGCAGCGCAGCGCATGTGCGGGAGAACCGCGCGGCGCTCGACCTGCACCTGACGCCAGAAGATCTCGACGAGCTGGATCGGGCGTACCCGCCGCCGCGCCGGGCAACGCCGCTGGAAGTGCTTTGAGGTGTCGGCAGCGCCGGTGCCTGCCCGTTTCACCGGACTTTCTCTATGATTGACGAGCCGCGGCGGCGCCACGTCGTGGCATCCCATACAGGCTTCGACGATCCGTGAAGAAGATCGCTTCATCCCCCCATTCCTCGTCTTTGCGCGCGAGCGCGCTGTGCCTGCTCGGCGCTGCGGGCTTTGCGCTGTCACCCGCCTCCGCGCCGGGCGCCGACAGCGGGACCTGCGGGCCGGACTCGCCGCCGGCGGTGCTGCGGCACGTGTCCACTTTCGACGAGTATGGTCCGCCGCCCGAGAGCCCCATCAGCGCGAGCTGGCAGGCGACCTACCCGTATGGCGGGTCCTCGTGGATGTCGGGGTTGCGCACGCTGGTCGAACCGACCAGTCAGCTCGCCTACAGCCGGGAGGTGCGGCGCAAGGGGGCCGGGGCGCTGCGCGCGCAGGTCGGCACGGCACCCTGCGATCGCAACGCGGTCATGGGTCAGGGGCAACTCTACCGCGCCGAGGCCGAGATCATGCACGACCGCATCAATTATCCGTGGGACGACGGCAAGTCGTACTGGGTGGGTTTCAGCGTGAACCCGACCGTCGTCCCGGACGGCGTGTGGTCCTTCTTCCAGGTGCACGCGCCGGTCAACAAGGGCGTCAAGGGGCCGGGCAGCAACGCCGTGACGATCGGCCCGCTGATTCGCGATGGCCGGCCCTACTATCGGCTCAACGTCGTCGACGGGGTCGACATGGCGGCGCTCGCCAACCCCAAGCCGTGCGCGCTGTGCGGAACGCAGGAAGTCTGGTCGGCGCCGATGCCACTCGACAAATGGGCGGACTTCGTATTGAACTTTTCCCTGTCGAGCGAGGGCAAAGGCTACGTTCACCTCTGGTACAACGGACGAAAGGTGTATTCCCGCACCGGAATGACCAACGTGCAGCACCTGGACGCAACCGCGACACCCTACGCCATCCGCACCAGCCTGCCGTCGCGCGTCGGCATCTACGGCCCCATGTGCGGTGTTTCCAATCCCTTCCGGGAGGCCTATTTCGACGAGTTCCGGGAAGCGGTCGGGTGCGACGGCTACAAGCTGGTCGATCCGGCGCAGTAGGCGCACCTGCGACTCGGCGTGCCGTGCGGACACCTCCCGGATCTGCCGGCGCAGCAGACGGATACACAGAGGCAGGAGCGACGCAGTCCCGGGCATCGCCCGGCCCCGCGCCATGACGACGACCGCCGCCGCCCGTCCCGAGCATCGCTGACCGCCGCGAGAGAATAACCGCCCCGAGATGTGGATCGTCCAGATCGCCCTGCGCCGACCGTACACGTTCATCGTGCTGGCGCTCCTGCTGCTGATCCTCGGTCCGCTCGTCATCCGCCGCACGCCGACCGACATCTTCCCCGCCATCGACATTCCGGTGGTGAGTGTGGTCTGGAGCTACAACGGGCTGCCCGCCGACGAGATGGCGACGCGCATGATCGCCAACTTCGAGCGCGCGCTCACCACCACCGTCAACGACATCGAGCACATCGAGTCG
This sequence is a window from Betaproteobacteria bacterium. Protein-coding genes within it:
- a CDS encoding aldo/keto reductase, whose protein sequence is MRSVRLPSGETIRVLGQGTWHMGEAAGRRREEVAALQLGIDLGLTLIDTAEMYADGSAEEVVGEAIAGRRDEVFLVSKVLPQNASRRRTIAACEASLRRLDTDRLDLYLLHWRGPTPLAETLEAFAKLAGAGKIRFWGVSNFDRADMQELGAVPGGGAVATNQVLYNLTRRGIEFDLLPACNRRGVPVMAYSPIEQGRMLGDATLQAVAARHGATAAQVAIAWVLRHDGVVAIPKAGSAAHVRENRAALDLHLTPEDLDELDRAYPPPRRATPLEVL
- a CDS encoding heparin lyase I family protein, with translation MKKIASSPHSSSLRASALCLLGAAGFALSPASAPGADSGTCGPDSPPAVLRHVSTFDEYGPPPESPISASWQATYPYGGSSWMSGLRTLVEPTSQLAYSREVRRKGAGALRAQVGTAPCDRNAVMGQGQLYRAEAEIMHDRINYPWDDGKSYWVGFSVNPTVVPDGVWSFFQVHAPVNKGVKGPGSNAVTIGPLIRDGRPYYRLNVVDGVDMAALANPKPCALCGTQEVWSAPMPLDKWADFVLNFSLSSEGKGYVHLWYNGRKVYSRTGMTNVQHLDATATPYAIRTSLPSRVGIYGPMCGVSNPFREAYFDEFREAVGCDGYKLVDPAQ
- a CDS encoding septal ring lytic transglycosylase RlpA family protein, with protein sequence MDRSIYVKVISLARCATLGAILIVSGGAFAQSQPASADVKAEAAQTSDHRLTGLAAVYNDRLNGHKTASGKRYDKKALTAAHPTLPFGSKVKITNDKNGKSVVVTINDRGPTQPERVFDISQAAAKKLGMGPKSTVPVTAEVVG
- a CDS encoding c-type cytochrome produces the protein MIASLLRVPAYVTLLFAVSLTARADDTAKPWPLRVPDESTIPSGPMGDAVRLGRNVVTDTQNHAKGYVGNGLNCTSCHLNGGTVAWASPWIGIWGVFPEYRARNASVNPLQERINDCFRRSMNGKALPLDSPEMIGVLSYMWWVSQGVPTGMNVEGRGFKRIKAPAKPDPEKGKAIYAEKCAVCHGAAGEGMTKPDGGYLFPALWGPKSFNIGAGMARLNNAAGFVKQNMPLGQGGTLSDQEAFDVAAYFTSQPRPDFSGKGEDWPKGDRPPDARY